In Lentimicrobium sp. L6, the following proteins share a genomic window:
- a CDS encoding PKD domain-containing protein: MFQNGSLAPIYKNKSILQFTTGVSLSRLACVFYMIMFLNVNSFGQNFNCIESWLICTYQTVTYPGGLDFDDAEIGPDYACLNQQRNPAWFHMQIEQVGDIELNIYNPDEEDVDFICWGPFDSPYGACTDQLASINEVDCSYSYTWNEYCNIPSENMNVGDYYILVVMNYSQDPCTVTIEKSDGAGETACSDMIINPSSNSPVCEGNTIELYASPDGGSYTWLGPNDYISTEQNPIITNATEDHIGTYTLHVSTSEGSSNPTSIFVDVSESAVADYSFTSACAQQATQFTDLSTSNSEISWSWDFGDGHSSTEQNPEHIYSYSGVFEVTLTIDNGGCIDNITKSVTVTEIPTANFSYSFDNGVECGESEIQFTDESLFENTVTWNWDFGDGNISNIQNPTYTYFTGGIYTVTLTIENENACSHSISQSISIYEPPNIYFSFTEDCENQATFFNDSDHINMETTTSWFYEFGDNNTSSQSNPSHVYDAPGDYNVTFSITDENGCSNSITRSVKVFHNPIANFSNNTVCEGKTTLFNNLSYCPSSYTPVNSWYWDFGDGNTSIEENPSHTYSIQNNNYFNVTLTVETTAGCSSSLSKTVEILESPQTEFSYQFNNGAPCQFSEIQFIDESTSSQGNIETWNWFFGNGDNSNQQNPNYTYTNSGTYSVELRVGNSGGCYSNSIQTIEIIGSPEVDFSFTEVCLGSTTDFIDSDYSNSSEINSWSYEFGDGNTGNSSDPSHTYTSTGEYFVHLEVFDIYGCSNSVSHSLNVFEVPVADFSYDLSCQSNPTHFTDLSTIISQSTPINQWSWSFGDGGSSSNQNPSYIYPPTSVINYNVSLEVGTSEGCTNSISKPVEVLPSPHANFNYEALNGTFCPGGDISFTDLSTSLSYDITNWYWNFGDSNFSTVTNPIHEYDSPGTYNVTLTVTNSASCIHVIQKQIIINLAPEIDFSFTPACLGSSTLFTDSDFIDVENTSVWAYDFGDGNFSNQSDPSHSYSTSGDFNVIFSITDINGCQNAIDHIVPVYENPISEFSFDTICFGAYTNFNDLSSSDVGITTWEWDFGDGNISSVSSPTHLYTQAGLYTVTLLVENENSCIDQVTHSVWVKNNPISDFSFSYTDGGACENTTIHFSDNSEAIEGNIASWNWSFGDGNYSEEPNPFHIYSIAGNHNVTLSVMNSIGCSNTIQIPIQIYENPEVDFSYTEACLGTPTEFNDSDFINMGAISIWDYDFGDGLSSNYSNPTHEYTTDGEFIVNLSIIDTNNCTNNKSHMVPVYNAPITNFRSDTVCFNTPTSFTDLSQPQSAIDFWIWNFGDTETSTEQNPNHLYNNPGYYEIQLIAGNDAGCSDTITKTAWVWEPPVANFISSDTACTEGLVYFCDSSYSNENNINYLKWNFPDGHISFDPETYFVFLDIGYYYDVSLLIKDERGCRDSITKNIFIKPELQIGFQADTVCFGDTTELSTFIIKPDEDSISYYTWEFQDGSPQLISTNNKTLHKFINPGEFEVTLQATNINGCIDEVRKQVKIWENPISSYQFTESYCNDSSIFTDESIAADTPLTYWKWNYGDGEHLEIHSPNSPDHFHHYPPLYGAYHSSLYIQDINGCSDISMQEINHYPCVLVHYYNDTNWICQNTPAVFIDSTYTNSDYSITSKAIYFGDGSMQNIPVEQDTIYYQYQYPGNYQTKLLIKYQIEDLIIKDSSEKEVEILASPQVSFSVNEVCYGQISEFQNESSINNAEFEWVSWNLGNGVDSIYQYSPGANTFSYLYNEDGPYNVQLKMTANNNCSDSLLLNTTIHPKPKIGFFADSTIHCGEAKIQFIDTSYINTGTIAERLWIFGDGAINTTNRDTVYHIYEEGIYNVKLENISDHFCKSILELEDYLLINPIIDADFLLDPEEISVSNSSEIEVTNLVNEDPYIRWLLSDTIVWENTYEPHIGDSIYDTGYYSLKLITMNDYGCQDTMEKFFYVFPVYNLYVPSGFSPNGNGINETFGPIGKYFEMESYDLKIYNRWGKLFFHSQDYFHHWDGKMQDGTPADIGSYAWIIRVKDLNGNHKVMKGSVTLLL; the protein is encoded by the coding sequence ATGTTTCAAAATGGTAGCCTTGCTCCTATTTACAAAAACAAAAGCATTTTACAATTTACTACTGGCGTCAGTCTTTCTAGACTGGCTTGTGTTTTTTATATGATTATGTTTTTGAATGTAAATTCATTTGGGCAAAACTTTAATTGTATCGAATCTTGGTTAATATGTACATACCAGACAGTTACCTATCCTGGGGGACTTGATTTTGACGATGCAGAAATTGGTCCAGACTATGCTTGTTTAAATCAACAGAGAAATCCTGCTTGGTTTCACATGCAAATTGAACAGGTCGGCGATATTGAACTCAATATATACAACCCTGATGAAGAAGATGTTGATTTTATCTGCTGGGGACCTTTTGACAGCCCCTATGGAGCTTGTACTGATCAATTAGCATCTATTAATGAAGTGGACTGTTCCTATAGTTACACTTGGAACGAATACTGCAATATTCCTTCGGAAAATATGAATGTTGGAGATTATTATATTCTAGTAGTCATGAATTACTCTCAAGACCCATGCACAGTTACTATTGAAAAATCTGATGGGGCTGGTGAAACAGCATGTTCTGATATGATTATTAACCCCTCCAGTAATAGCCCAGTTTGTGAAGGGAATACCATCGAATTGTATGCTTCTCCCGATGGAGGCTCTTATACTTGGTTAGGCCCTAATGATTACATTTCCACCGAGCAAAACCCTATAATCACAAATGCTACTGAAGACCATATTGGCACCTACACACTTCATGTCTCCACCTCTGAAGGAAGCAGTAACCCTACTTCTATATTTGTTGATGTGAGCGAAAGCGCAGTAGCCGATTATAGTTTTACAAGCGCTTGCGCTCAACAAGCTACTCAATTTACTGATTTATCCACTTCTAATTCAGAAATTAGCTGGAGTTGGGATTTTGGAGATGGACATTCATCAACAGAACAAAACCCCGAACATATCTATTCCTATAGCGGAGTGTTTGAAGTAACCCTTACCATTGATAATGGAGGCTGTATTGACAATATCACTAAATCGGTTACCGTTACCGAAATCCCCACTGCAAACTTTTCATACTCTTTTGATAACGGAGTAGAGTGTGGAGAATCTGAAATCCAATTTACCGATGAGTCTTTATTTGAAAACACCGTGACTTGGAATTGGGATTTTGGAGATGGAAATATTTCAAATATCCAAAACCCAACATATACTTATTTCACTGGAGGAATTTATACGGTAACCTTGACGATAGAGAATGAAAATGCATGCTCCCATTCTATAAGTCAAAGCATTTCAATATATGAGCCTCCTAATATATACTTTTCTTTTACTGAAGATTGTGAGAACCAAGCTACCTTTTTCAATGATAGTGATCATATTAATATGGAAACTACCACCTCTTGGTTCTATGAGTTTGGCGACAATAATACCTCATCACAATCTAATCCTAGTCATGTTTACGATGCCCCTGGCGACTATAATGTCACATTTAGCATAACAGATGAAAATGGCTGTTCTAATAGTATTACTAGAAGTGTTAAAGTATTTCATAATCCAATAGCTAACTTTTCTAACAATACCGTCTGCGAGGGAAAAACAACTTTATTTAACAATTTATCTTATTGTCCTAGTTCTTATACGCCAGTAAATTCTTGGTATTGGGATTTTGGGGATGGAAATACCTCAATCGAAGAAAATCCAAGTCATACTTACTCAATTCAGAACAATAACTATTTTAATGTTACTCTGACAGTTGAAACAACAGCGGGATGCAGTAGCTCTTTATCAAAAACAGTTGAGATTTTAGAATCACCTCAGACGGAATTTAGTTATCAATTTAACAATGGTGCCCCTTGTCAATTTTCCGAAATACAATTTATTGATGAAAGTACAAGCTCCCAAGGAAATATCGAGACTTGGAATTGGTTTTTTGGTAATGGAGACAACTCAAACCAACAGAATCCTAACTATACCTATACAAATTCCGGTACCTATTCAGTGGAGTTAAGGGTGGGGAATTCTGGAGGATGCTATTCAAACAGTATTCAAACTATTGAAATAATTGGCAGTCCTGAAGTTGACTTCTCCTTTACCGAAGTATGTCTAGGGTCTACAACAGACTTTATTGATAGTGATTATAGTAATTCATCAGAAATAAATTCGTGGTCATATGAATTTGGGGATGGCAACACCGGAAACAGCTCAGATCCTTCTCACACCTACACCTCAACTGGAGAGTATTTCGTTCATCTAGAAGTCTTTGACATATACGGGTGCAGTAACTCAGTCTCTCACTCACTAAATGTATTTGAAGTTCCTGTTGCTGACTTTAGCTATGATTTATCTTGCCAATCTAACCCAACACATTTTACTGATTTATCAACCATTATCAGCCAGTCCACACCTATCAATCAATGGTCTTGGAGTTTTGGCGATGGTGGTTCTTCATCAAACCAGAACCCTAGTTATATTTATCCTCCAACTAGTGTGATTAACTATAACGTAAGTTTAGAAGTTGGAACATCCGAAGGTTGTACCAATAGTATTTCGAAACCAGTAGAAGTACTTCCCAGTCCACACGCCAATTTCAACTACGAAGCCTTAAATGGCACCTTTTGTCCTGGGGGTGATATTAGTTTTACCGACCTAAGCACTAGTCTGAGTTATGATATTACAAATTGGTATTGGAATTTTGGTGATTCAAATTTTTCAACGGTAACAAACCCAATTCACGAATACGATAGCCCTGGCACTTATAACGTAACTTTAACAGTAACCAATTCTGCCTCATGCATCCATGTTATCCAAAAACAAATCATTATCAATTTAGCACCTGAAATTGATTTTAGTTTTACCCCAGCCTGCTTAGGGTCGTCGACCCTATTCACAGATAGCGACTTTATCGATGTAGAAAATACTAGTGTTTGGGCATATGATTTTGGGGATGGAAACTTCTCTAACCAATCCGACCCGTCGCACTCCTATTCTACTAGTGGAGATTTTAATGTGATTTTTTCTATTACCGATATTAATGGTTGCCAGAACGCCATCGACCACATCGTGCCTGTCTACGAAAATCCAATATCTGAGTTTAGTTTTGATACCATTTGCTTCGGTGCCTACACCAATTTTAATGATTTATCCTCCTCAGATGTAGGAATAACTACTTGGGAATGGGATTTTGGAGATGGTAATATTAGTTCCGTCTCCAGCCCTACACATTTATACACACAAGCTGGCCTCTACACTGTAACACTGCTGGTGGAAAATGAAAACTCTTGTATTGATCAAGTCACGCATAGTGTTTGGGTAAAAAACAACCCGATTAGCGATTTCTCTTTCTCCTACACCGATGGAGGAGCTTGTGAAAACACTACTATTCATTTTTCAGATAACAGTGAAGCTATAGAAGGAAATATTGCTTCTTGGAATTGGAGTTTTGGTGATGGCAATTACTCTGAAGAACCAAACCCTTTTCATATTTACTCAATTGCAGGAAATCATAATGTCACACTCAGCGTCATGAACTCTATTGGATGTTCAAACACCATTCAAATACCCATTCAAATTTATGAAAATCCAGAAGTAGACTTTTCCTATACTGAGGCATGTCTCGGCACCCCCACAGAGTTCAACGACTCCGATTTCATAAATATGGGGGCAATAAGTATTTGGGATTATGATTTTGGAGATGGCCTGTCGAGTAATTACTCAAACCCTACTCATGAATACACAACTGACGGAGAATTTATAGTAAACCTAAGTATTATCGATACCAATAACTGTACGAACAATAAAAGCCATATGGTTCCAGTTTACAACGCTCCTATCACTAATTTTAGATCTGACACCGTCTGTTTTAATACCCCAACTAGTTTTACAGATCTTTCTCAACCTCAATCAGCTATTGATTTCTGGATTTGGAATTTTGGAGACACAGAAACTAGTACTGAACAAAATCCAAATCATTTATATAATAATCCTGGTTATTATGAGATTCAATTAATTGCTGGTAACGATGCCGGTTGTAGTGATACTATTACTAAAACAGCCTGGGTTTGGGAGCCACCAGTTGCCAATTTCATTAGCAGTGATACCGCATGTACTGAAGGATTAGTATATTTCTGTGACAGCTCTTACTCCAACGAGAACAATATAAATTATTTAAAGTGGAATTTCCCTGATGGTCATATTTCTTTCGATCCAGAAACATATTTTGTGTTTTTGGATATTGGATACTATTATGATGTGAGCTTATTGATAAAAGACGAAAGAGGATGTAGAGATTCTATTACAAAAAATATTTTTATTAAGCCTGAATTACAAATAGGATTTCAGGCTGATACCGTTTGTTTTGGTGATACTACAGAACTATCCACCTTTATTATTAAACCTGATGAAGATAGTATTTCTTATTATACTTGGGAATTTCAAGATGGAAGCCCTCAACTGATTAGCACAAATAATAAAACGCTTCATAAATTTATAAATCCTGGAGAATTTGAAGTGACTCTACAAGCCACGAATATAAATGGTTGTATTGACGAAGTCAGAAAACAAGTTAAAATATGGGAAAACCCTATTTCATCATACCAATTCACAGAAAGCTATTGTAATGACAGCAGCATCTTTACTGATGAAAGTATTGCTGCAGACACCCCCCTAACTTACTGGAAATGGAACTATGGAGATGGAGAACATCTAGAAATACATAGCCCTAATTCCCCAGACCATTTCCACCATTACCCTCCTCTATATGGAGCTTATCACAGCAGCTTATATATTCAAGACATAAATGGCTGCTCAGACATAAGTATGCAAGAAATCAATCATTACCCTTGTGTCTTGGTACATTATTATAATGACACCAACTGGATTTGTCAAAATACTCCAGCTGTTTTTATTGATAGCACCTATACCAATTCAGATTATTCTATCACAAGTAAAGCAATATATTTTGGGGATGGTAGTATGCAAAATATCCCTGTAGAACAAGATACTATCTATTATCAATACCAATATCCTGGAAACTATCAAACAAAATTATTAATCAAATATCAGATTGAAGATTTGATTATTAAAGACAGTTCTGAAAAAGAAGTTGAAATTTTAGCAAGCCCCCAAGTCAGCTTTAGCGTAAATGAAGTATGTTATGGTCAAATTTCAGAATTTCAAAATGAATCAAGTATCAATAATGCAGAATTTGAATGGGTAAGCTGGAACTTAGGAAATGGTGTAGATTCAATTTACCAATATTCTCCAGGAGCAAATACTTTTTCTTATTTGTATAATGAAGATGGTCCCTACAATGTTCAGTTAAAAATGACTGCTAATAACAATTGTAGCGATAGTTTACTGCTCAACACCACTATTCATCCAAAACCTAAAATAGGTTTTTTTGCAGATAGTACTATCCATTGTGGAGAAGCAAAGATTCAATTTATCGACACCAGTTATATTAATACCGGCACAATTGCAGAACGTCTATGGATATTCGGAGATGGTGCGATAAATACAACCAATAGAGATACTGTTTATCATATTTATGAGGAGGGTATATATAATGTGAAATTAGAAAATATTTCAGACCATTTTTGTAAAAGCATTTTAGAGCTAGAGGACTACCTCCTCATCAATCCTATTATAGATGCTGATTTCCTATTAGATCCTGAAGAAATAAGTGTTAGTAATTCATCAGAGATTGAGGTCACCAATTTAGTTAACGAAGACCCATATATTAGATGGCTATTATCAGATACAATTGTATGGGAAAACACATACGAACCTCATATTGGCGATAGCATATACGACACGGGGTATTATAGCCTAAAGCTTATTACCATGAATGATTATGGTTGCCAAGATACCATGGAGAAATTCTTTTATGTATTCCCAGTTTATAACTTGTATGTACCTTCTGGATTTTCACCAAACGGAAATGGAATAAACGAGACCTTTGGACCTATTGGAAAATATTTCGAAATGGAATCATACGACTTAAAAATTTATAATAGATGGGGAAAGCTTTTCTTCCATAGTCAAGATTATTTCCACCATTGGGATGGAAAAATGCAAGATGGCACACCTGCCGATATTGGCAGTTATGCTTGGATAATTAGGGTTAAGGATTTAAATGGCAACCACAAAGTAATGAAAGGTTCCGTAACTTTACTGCTTTAA